The Vigna angularis cultivar LongXiaoDou No.4 chromosome 6, ASM1680809v1, whole genome shotgun sequence genome contains the following window.
ACATGTGTCTACAATATAGTTTGGCTGTTATCCCTAAAACCTAATTTTCAAAAAGAATCAACACACGCAACTTGTTTGAAACTTGTTGAGATATTTTTCTCCCAATAGATCATGACACAGAAACACCAAAAGAATCTTTGTCTCTATGTTCAAATTTCTCTTACTGCAAAATTTCCAATCTTGTTCATTCTCTCTATATATAGTAGAAACCCTAGCTAACACCTAATCATCAAGAAAGAAAGGAATAATGGCAGTGAGTAAGTTGGCATTGGTTGCTTCAATGATGGCTTGCATGATGATAACTTCCTCTAATGGTGAATCAACCTTGACATGTGATCAAGTGACTGTTTGGCTGCTTCCATGCATACCTTATGGAATATTTGGAGGGAATGTGACATCGTTGTGTTGCGAAGGTGTATACTCTTTGAATGCAGCGTACAAGAGTGGGGAAGATCGAAGAGGAGCATGCCAATGCATTAAGGACAGAGCTGCACTTATCCCAGGCATGGACTATAACCATGTTAATGAAGTTCCTGGAAGATGTGGCACTAAGTGTCCCTTCAAAGTCTACCCTTCTACTAACTGTTCTGCGTAAGTATACCCTTCATTTTTCTTCTGCTAAcaattttctccttttttcATCTCTAAATATCTGACAGTACTCTTaaactttatgttttttttttatgtgattcTCCAGTGTGAAGTGAGCAAGCAATTATCAGCAGAAGGGTGCAATATTATTGTATgaataatgaaaaacaattatatgTGTGTATTTAGATAGAAGGAAATAAGGAGTATGGATTGTGTGTAACGATCCAATGAATgtcttcaaatatatatatatatatatatatatatatatatatatatatatatatatatatatatatatatatatatatatatatatatatatatatatatgtcagaAATAAAGATATTTCCCTTTAATTTGTCATTTTCTGCAGTCATGTGAAActgattaattaaaaaatataattgaatttgatttatttgataataatttaattggaTACATTCATGAACTATTTTTTTGGATGGATATTCTattcattcataaaaataatatctttaaaattttagtgGCTTAAGTGATGAAAAATTAAGAGGCCTATAAAGAAGAGtaacagaaaaaaaagtaaataataataataatattgacaCTTGTTTCACAATTGAAAATTTCACAGAAGATGAATCacttgttttaataaataagtttatatttaatttatttttataaaatcaactaATAAAATGAGAATTACATTTTACTCATATATTATATGtggtttttaagtttttatatttatgatgcAAGAACACGTCGTGTTTTAGatcaatttaaagaaaataatttatcaatactttttttaatataacttttttacaagAAATTCCTAAATAATGAAGTgattaaaatacataattattataatgacCAATTTagatatcaatttataaattaaaaattattgataactaagctaatttttattatgaataaaaaattataattgttttctaaattggtaactaaaatagttttattataaattaatatctaaattggTATTAATATTAACTACTaagattttgattaaaaaaaattggtttctaaacatatttttaatcattatttaaaaattttcttactGAGATGACGAAAAAAAACTCCCACCTATGTCTCCCACAACAAATATGCCACGCGTAACACAATATTAAGTTGTCTTATATAAGCTGACTGTTCAAATGACATCTAAAGTATTCCAAACAAAATTCATCATTTCTCTTTTCTTGATGAATTTATGAGAATTAtgatttgaagagaaaaatttGTCATAACATATAATTGTAACTAAAGGTAGATAAGTATAAATTCGAAGATGATTAATGACAAAGGAAAAATCATTTTGTAGaaacttttagaaaaaagatTTCTAGAAGACTATTTTTGAGACAATATTAGATATATTAAGGAAGCAAAACCTATAATGTTTGTTTAACAAGGAATGCTAGATGATGAAAAAGAAACCCGATAAATTAGATCTTAAAATGAGTGTACTTCGTTtgattacatttttatatttctattatatcagcctctttgttttgttaattttatttatgctGTGATTAAACTTTTTCTACGTTTTTGTAAAAGGATTGAAACACTTCTAAGTACtccatattaatatattatttactactaataaaaaaaagaaatagatatGTTAAAGAGGTGaaattgatttattataatttgtacaTTTTAGATAATGCTACCAAATTTTGATTGATCAAAGGATTTATCATATTAtacaatatcaatcaaatataaGTCTAACTCACGTAAACAATTGACATCACTTTCATCCAAAAATCTTAAAGGAGTTTATTCAAGTTGAGTCTCTTCCATATTAGTATACTTGCCCTCAAAGAGACATTCACAATCACGAGTACTTCAATGATAACTTTCTTTTATCATCAGTATAGCATAATGAGATACAATTGCCTAGAATCCTCATTAAGAAGACATTCCATACCGTGAATCCTCACATATAAGATTTTTCACCCATATTATACCTTGTTTGAtctattcatcaaaatagaacCATCAACTTTGATACCACTATAATAGGTCTTTTCAAGGAAGATTCATTGAAAAATACAACACCAATAAGACACTAATTTAATCCAGATATATATTGCTCAATTTCTTCATTTCTATCTTGAAACTTAAACTTACACTTGAAttctcaataaattaaaatttatattgaataattttttactttatattttacttaactttcttatttttatccaatataaaatttaaacttacatttaaatttttaccaAATATATGACAAGTTTCTAATTcgattctattttttttaaaaggtataaAGAGTTTGAAGAAGGACTTCgaatataaaacttattttcttaTACTATAAAGAAATTTCATCAATAACTTTGTaatcaataaaacaataattgaaaaagtatattaattttttttcaaagacgtcaaaatttctaaataatatCCCAATACATATACGCGTATTGTGAGGACctagaaaatgttattttagaattgataatgttttaaaaattgtgagatttggttattttaatattaaaaagatttataCAAATAGGAAGTTATATAACcatgtttcattattttaaaacacattatcTCTCTAGCAACTACTTTTCTAGAATTCTTTGACTTCTCTGTAGGACTTCTCACCCCTTCATCTGATTAAAGACTCGAAACAATAGGATTGATCTTAGCAACGAGCTTTTCAATCTGGACCGATCAATTTTTCTGTTTGCTTAAGTTGAGTTTCAACTCTTTTCTTGGctgcttttgttttttattcatgTGAGCATTTTCCGATTACATGTgtctttttaatattctttgaGTCTTTGTCAATCAATGATCATGATGGTATGATTTAACCATTCTTTTGATGTTTTTATGTGTAGATAGAGCATCCTACATGGTTCGAGGTACTTTGTAATTCTTAGAGTTATTTGGATTTGTTGAGTCGCTTTGTCAAGTCCGGGAATCTAGTCTTGATTTGTGTTATGTGAGTTTTtatcaatttgatgttttgcATGTTGCTGCTATATTGCATTTGTGGGTGAAATTTGgttgtctttgatgaatctAGTTTGATGTGTATGGTTGATGTGATCTTCATGATTTGAATCATAATTATATGACAAGTGTTTGTGATTGCTTTTGTGTGTGAATGAGATAACTTAAATATGAGCAATTGAGCAATTTGGTACAAGCTTTATTGTATGTAAAACTATTTTGAACCAAAGTACTAAAATAGGAGTACCAGATTGATCAATTGAACATGTCCAATTTCCTTAAATcacaaaaatgaatttttttgatATATGATACAATGTTGTGCAAGTCTGGGAGAATTTTAGTTCCAGAACAAGGAGCGACAGGTTGTATTATTGAGTGTCAGGTTCTACGAATGCTTTAGCACTGAATGCCCAAATGGGGTTGCTGAGTGCTCGTTTCATTGttagttttgttttctctttatttggTTCTTAGTGGTTTTGTTGACTAGTATATCCATGTTGATGACTTTAATAGTCAAGATAATTGATGTGTAAGTGTTATTTATGGAAGGATTGATAAATTTATGGATAAATATGCATGTGAATaatgatgtatgaaattatgatgatgatgatgacctTGTTAATGGATATGAACATTGTATGTGTTTGGTGTAATTCCAAGAATCTCATGGAAAGATTCTACGGTGGTGTATGTGTTTGGTGTAATTCTAGATATCTCATGTATATATTCCATGGTGACGTTTCTGTAGTGTATGCATTGATGTATGGATTCAATAAGTGTGTATCTTGATACTTCAATAACCATTCACACTCACATAGAGTAAAATGAGTTGTGTGAGTTACAAGAGGTTCTAATAATATATGAGCTTGTTTGGCCTAAGATGCGAAAGggattaaccttgtgtgtgATAGGGTGATACTCCATAGTTATGACTCTCTAGAGTAGTAGAGATCACCACAAGTGCACGCCTCTTGTGAATTTCGATGTCAAAGGCATGTATCTAGATAATTAAGTTTAGTATCAACTGTTTTTTGtccatatatattaattatattttatccatgctttagtttatatttgatataatttgtTTGGTTTAGGATAACTTTTTTGTACACTATCTTATCCTTTGTGTGCTCtgttttttatatgtatatttatctcttttgtaataattaccTGTTTAATGTGAATAGATGAAGAGGTAGATGATAATACTCCTTTAGTAAAGAACTATGATATTGAATAATAGTCTTTAACTTTTAATAGTTTCTTTTGTTCGTTTTGAAAAAgttatctaattatatatatatatatatatatatatatatatatatattacttgaataaacttttataaaaattgaacaattataataaaaataatattaagtaaaatattttatatatattataattattctatGTGTACAAATAAATAGAGAATCAAATAATTTTGCATCGCTTAAAATTTGAAATCCATCAATGTTagatagaaaataattttaaattagtatagAGTTTTGCTTAACATGTTTATACTAATATAAATTTTCAGTCCAAATGACGAGTTTTAACgttaatttatcttatttaaaactattattgTGACAGGTAATAAAGTATATATACAcgttatttataaataatattaaataaaaactatattctCTATGAGACAAATGCACTACACTTTTAGATTCTTTTAAAACgacaaagtaaaaaataaaataaaaaatccataaattttattttgttttatatagcCACTGGGGTTCCACATATTCCTCCAAACAGTCACTGCCATAATCTAGTAAATTTGTGGTTGGACATAGTTGTAGTTGTTTTGCCCAGAAAAAAGAGATATAATTGATAAGATGATTGATGTTTTGTTTGCAGCAGACATGCATGAAGTTGGAACCAATCAGTGTAAAAAGTCTGCACCAAACTCCAAAGTTGGAAATTAATCTGAAAAGGTAACAACAATTCAAAAGCGACCTGTGGAAAAAAAGAtcatcaaataatttttctaaggACTTTGCTTCTTTGTTGTGTTGACTCAAAGACATGGATGATTCTTCTCTACCATATACCACACATATTCTTCTTCCGGGATTATCGCATCAATATGCAAtcacttttcttttcatttattcaATTACACGTATactttattttatcaaaatatcttCCATGGACACAAAAAATCTCATTTGGAGGATAGTAAGATATAAATGCCACATATCtcaacaaataagaaaaaaaaaatccataaattcattggtaatgattttttaaaatttacaatttcatttatcatatataatatatgttaaaatactatagaaaaaaaatatgtctaattcaaaattaacaaaTGATTTATAACGCCAGAAAGTGTATGAATGTAATGTAGATAACGTATATAACTCGCAACTCAAAAGATTaagattaatttctttttgtcaaTTATATTCTTAGTCAAAttcacttcttttcttttcttcacatATAAATCACTGTCTATTTAACATATTTGTTTAGGATAACGAGATCAGATTTAAAGTTAAGAGTACGTATGAattgttagaaaataaataattaatattgtacAGGACCCGCCGACAAGAGACTGAAGAAAGACAATCGATCAAAGACGTGAGGACAGTAAATCGGTCATCTGAACGAAAGTATTAGTTGGCCTGGTAGGCACATTGAAGGGCATTAATGGGTAATTAATGTGAGTAATTATCGTATCATatgaatatatattacatttatgaATGATTGACAGGATATATTATTTGGGATACACTGAATATATGATGTTAAGGTAAAAATATATTGCATTAATGGACATTTAATGGGCTGGACAATTGCAAAGCCTATAAATGCAAGGTGAATAATTATGTAAAAGACATCTTGatatattctaataaaatatagacctctatTAAACATATATGACTTAAGTGTCACAGTCTCTTCTGCAGGTCGACAACCCATCGGAGTGAATTGCGTTCTCGGAGAGGATTGAACGATCAAAAGAGAATATAGCAAAGAAGGAAGACCTACTCTCAAACCAATTCAAccaaaacattttggcgcccaccatGGGACCGAGCGACATCCCCATGGAGCCACGAGGAATCAGACGCAAGTTCGGTCTCGACATCACTACTTCAGGAAGGTTGAGACTTACGTTCAACATTGTCGGGTTCCAatgacttttcattataatttataaattataatatattgaaaaatttactttattttatttaactcatATTAAGTATCCAGGAAGATTTAGACCTACGTTCAACATTGTCAGGTTCCAatgacttttcattataatttataaattataatatagtgaaacatttactttattttgtttaactcatatttttgtgaggaAAAATATACTCCACAAGAAGGTTTggtcctacgttcaacctttACCAGGTTTCAATggcttttttaaaaatttactttattttgtttaactcatgtttttgtgAGTAAAAGTATCTAGGAAGGTTGAGACCTACGTTCAACATTGTCAGTTCCAAATGACTTTTCATTGtaatttataaatgataatatattgaaacatttactttgttttgttGAACTCATATtgttgtgagtaaaaatatcttcCACAAGAAGGTTCAGTCCTATGTTCAACCTTTTACCAAGTTTCAATGgctttttgttataatttataaattataatatattgaaattttactTAAGGTACgaaaaatttactttattttgtttaactcatatttttgtgagtaaaattATCTAGGAAGGTTGAGACCTACGTTCAACATTGTCAGTTCCAAATGACTTTTCATTGtaatttataaatgataatatattgaAACATTTACTTTGTTTTGATGAACTCATATtgttgtgagtaaaaatatcttcCATAGGAAGGTTCATTCCTACGTTCAACCTTTTACCAAATTTCAATGgctttttgttataatttataaattataatatattgaagcgTCTACTTAgcgcatatttttgtgagtaaaaatatcatgtGCACGAAGGTTCAgacctacgttcaaccttgtcaggttccaatgacttttcattataatttataaattataatatattgaaacatttactttattttgtttaactcatatttttgtgagtaaaaatatcctccaCAAGAAGGTTCggtcctacgttcaacctttACCAGGTTTCAATggctttttattataatttataaattataatatattgaagtgTTTACTTAAGGTACgaaaaatttactttattttgtttaactcatgtttttgtgAGTAAAAGTATCTAggaatttactttattttgtttaactcatgtttttgtgAGTAAAAGTATCTAGGAAGGTTGAGACCTACGTTCAACATTGTCAGTTCCAAATGACTTTTCATTGtaatttataaatgataatatattgaaacatttactttgttttgttGAACTCATATtgttgtgagtaaaaatatcttcCACAGTTCAGTCCTATGTTCAACCTTTTACCAAGTTTCAATGgctttttgt
Protein-coding sequences here:
- the LOC108342671 gene encoding non-specific lipid-transfer protein 1, encoding MAVSKLALVASMMACMMITSSNGESTLTCDQVTVWLLPCIPYGIFGGNVTSLCCEGVYSLNAAYKSGEDRRGACQCIKDRAALIPGMDYNHVNEVPGRCGTKCPFKVYPSTNCSAVK